The following DNA comes from Syntrophorhabdales bacterium.
GCAGGGATCCCTTGTTGCTCAAGCACACCGAGCAGTTCGGAAAGCTCGCGTTCCAATCTCATGTTGTGCGCAAGGTTCCAGTAAAACTGTTCTTGAAGCTGCTTCATTATTGATGCTGGCACAGCATTCTGTCCTATCGTCCGCAGGTTCTTGTAGAGAAGGGGACTGACAGCGTGTCTCTGAGAAATCGCGACAACACGTCCCCAGTCCAGGTTCTGACCGGCCAGACAAGATATGCGATCCGCCTCACGCGGCTGTATTGTGCTCCGTAGACAGGAGAGGACCAGTTCTTCTTCAGGGATATTTAATGACATACGAAAGCTCGGTTGCAGGCTTGTTACCTCAAGCGGCTCTCTCCATTTCTGCCATACGCAACTGTTTATCTATCCACTCATAGGTCTTCTCCAGCCCTTGTCGAAGGGAGATGTTTGGTTCCCAACCCAATGTTGCCTTCACGAGTTTGTTGTCTGAGTTTCGGCCGCGCACTCCGAGTGGTCCTGGTATGTGTTTGATGCTTAGTTTTTTACCCGCAATCTCCATGATAATCGCCGCCAATTGGTTTATGCTCACCATTTCCTCTGAGCCTATGTTCACCGGACCTGTAAAGTCGGACCGCATGAGGTGGAGAGTAGCATCCAAACAATCATCAATGTAAAGAAAGGATCGTGTCTGCTTTCCATCTCCCCACATCAGTATTTCATCACCATCATGTGCAGAGGCAATCTTCCGACAAAAGGCTGCCGGAGCTTTTTCACGCCCGCCACGCCACGTACCTTCCGGGCCAAATATGTTGTGATACCTTGAAATGCGAACAGCCATACCAAAGTTTCTGTGAAAAGAGAGGTAGAGTCGTTCGCTGAAAAGCTTCTCCCACCCGTATTCGCTATCCGGAGCGGCAGGGTAGGCTGAACTCTCGGAACACTTGGGATTATCCGGGTCCATCTGATTGTATTCCGGGTAGATGCAGGCCGACGAGGAATAGAATATGCGCTTAATGTTTCGCTTGTGGCATGCTTCCAATACATTCAAATTGATTAA
Coding sequences within:
- a CDS encoding NAD-dependent epimerase/dehydratase family protein, whose product is LINLNVLEACHKRNIKRIFYSSSACIYPEYNQMDPDNPKCSESSAYPAAPDSEYGWEKLFSERLYLSFHRNFGMAVRISRYHNIFGPEGTWRGGREKAPAAFCRKIASAHDGDEILMWGDGKQTRSFLYIDDCLDATLHLMRSDFTGPVNIGSEEMVSINQLAAIIMEIAGKKLSIKHIPGPLGVRGRNSDNKLVKATLGWEPNISLRQGLEKTYEWIDKQLRMAEMERAA